The following are encoded together in the Ketobacter sp. MCCC 1A13808 genome:
- a CDS encoding CPCC family cysteine-rich protein, producing the protein MKFTCPCCGYKAVEESAEQCALCNWKSDPYQAMDPDDNAGRNLISLREAQHRFIALNKMVTDFKKDSKWCAFAAPKSESGCESWIIRYFEPHYC; encoded by the coding sequence ATGAAATTTACTTGCCCTTGTTGTGGATATAAAGCGGTTGAAGAGAGTGCAGAGCAATGTGCGCTCTGCAACTGGAAAAGCGACCCGTACCAGGCAATGGATCCTGACGACAATGCGGGCCGGAATTTAATCAGCCTACGGGAAGCACAGCATCGTTTTATTGCCCTGAATAAAATGGTCACTGATTTTAAGAAAGATTCTAAATGGTGTGCCTTTGCAGCGCCGAAGAGTGAATCCGGCTGTGAGAGCTGGATCATTCGTTATTTTGAGCCCCACTATTGTTA